The window TCTTCCTCAACCATTTATCCTGTTTCTGCCTATCCATCAGAGGAGAATGAAGTGCGCACCATGGTGGACCCTAACTCCAAGAATGACCGCAAACTGCAGGAGCTAATGAAGGTAAAGTTGAAATGATTTCATCTACTATTTGCCTTGGATATACGGTAATTCAGTGTGGTGTAGTGCTCCATCTCATGATGATTTGCAAGATAAGAAATAACTAAGTgtaaataaaaagctaaattagTGCTCAGAGTGTGAGGGTATGGGTCAGTCATCACATTTAGGTCATTTGAGTTATCAGGCGCAGCTCATCACACATGTAACACCATCCCCACTTTAAAACTTGTGGTGGCAGCATGGTGCTGCAGAGCAGGCACACGTGAGGACTGGCGAGCAATCACTGGAGTCAAATAGGCGAATTCTTTTGTTAGGCTACCAAAGGCCTCAGATTGGGGCAACGATTTATGTCTCAGCAGGACAGTTTTCCGTGGCATTTCTCCCAATCAACACTGGACTAACTTCAAAAAAGTTCCATAGTCCTTAAATGACCGAGCTAAAACTCAGACTCATATTTCATTGAAAATCTGTGAAATGACTTGGAAAATCGAAGATCTCAGACATATGGCTGGACTGGGCCTGAGTGCATTTGCAAAAGACGTCTCGTACCATCAGGCGGTCGGTACAGACTAGGGATGGACAGTGATTTTTGAATATTCGAATATtcattaacttaaaaaaaaaatagaatagttcttggatgatgtttttttgggtttttcttttatctCGTTTTAATGGCACCTGGAAGTAACGCAATGTCACTAAATGATGCACCAGTATATGCTGCAAATAATACAAACAGCGGAAACATGCACAGACGTCTACAGCCATCAGAAAGTTCTGTGTGGATCCCcttcaagaaaataaacaactaTTAGGTACAGTGCAAACTCAGCCACTGGCTACTGAACTAAATGAGTATTGAGTGGTCTTCAAATACTTATCGAATGGTTCCCAGTGAATACGGAAGCACTTTTGCTTGAAAGCCCATCCCTAGCACAGACCATATACTGTAAGTAAATCTAGAACTACCATTATTAAAATGCATGAGGTCTCAGTATTTCTCTGGACATTGAATTAATTTGTATAAGCAACTCAAACAATatcatgacatcacagataactttaaaaatattttggcGAGTCCCAATGATGAGCTAACAATCTTTAACTTTGCCCATGTAGGTTTTGATCGACTGGATAAATGATGTTCTGGTGGGGGAGAGGATCATTGTAAAGGATCTGGCTGAAGATCTGTATGACGGACAGGTCCTGCAGAAACTCTTCGGTAAGGAGTTAAAACCCTAAATGTGGAGTTGATGCTGCACACGTAGGCCACTGAGACAGGAGGCTGAACTTGGTGTTTTGTGCTCATATTGTATGACAGATTTACAAAGAAGCAATTAAAAACTGTTGACATTAAATCCATGCTGAATTAAAGGTGTCATTCCTGATTGACAAATGGTATTAATGTTCATTAATATAAAGCTCAGTGTCTGTGCCTGTGTCTTGTGCCTCAGAAAAGCTGGAAGGTGAGAAATTGAACGTAGCCGAGGTGACTCAGTCAGAGATCGCCCAGAAACAGAAGCTGCAGACTGTTTTGGAACGCATCAATGACTCGCTCAAGCTCTCCACCAGGAACATTCGCTGGAACGTCGACTGTAAGTCTAAAGTTATTGATCTGTTTCTTAGTTAGCGTTATACAAGTACTGTTTTCTGCAGCAATAAGCCAGCGAGCGTTCAGCTTTGGTCCAGTACTGTTGCAGTGTGCTGTCACCTGTCACTGTGGACTTACTATCAGCTGAAATGTTGAATGGCTTTGAGATTACATTACAGGTTGATTAGTAAAGTGAGTTGATTGTGATTGTGCGTCTAAAGTCAATTATTGAAAGTCAGTAAGAGTGTGACCAGTACTTGATTTGTATGACCAATGCCAATATTACAGGGCAAAAAATTCTGATATTGATATATCAGCcaatatacacattttttttcttttccaacaaTCTCACAAGTGTGATTACAAACACAACAGGCAAGATATATTACTGTTTTAcactttttcttcttaaaatgacacaaatgcACCGAGAGGGTTAACTTAACTGGATATTTAATCAGtagaaaaatgtataatttatcaatgaaaggtcctatttgtaagaaaagttgatttttgagtctctttcGCTACTCCTCAAAAAATGTTGCATTGGACAGGTCGGCTGCCACCGCATAGTGTCACTTTTTAACGAGTTGGGAGTGAGTCTCAAAAATCTATCTTTCATACAAACAGGacctttgaaataaaaaaaatatatacatttaaattaattagatttaaataaaaaaagcatgatattttctttcaaaatgtcattttcataGGGTAATATATTGTTTGGACTATTAAGTCAATGAAACAGTATGCTGCTGAACAACTGATAAATTACATGAGATGAAATCACAACCACGTTGCCCCCAGTCATTTGAAACACTGCTGAGAAAGGCAGTGGGctgttttactctttcaaacaTATTTATTCAAAAGGTTATCAAATAGGTTGAGATTCCATCTATTGCATGTTCTTGAGAACAAAATAGAAAAGAATAACATGCTCAGGCTTTTATGGTACTCCTGTCAGTTAAGAAGCTTTGAAGCTTTCAGATTGAGGACAGCAGTGAATGTAGCCATGTAGTTCAATAAAGCTGTCCATGTCTCTTTTGGTGGCACTCTTTAGTGTGACACAGGAATAATGAGAATTACTATTAGGCTTGCAGCACTATTAGGCTTGCAGCACACTGCCTTTGACATATGTCATTAGCCcaaacatatatactgtatatgagaGATGTAAGAGATACCGGGAGGAGAAAATGGAATGGGAGGCATGGCTAATGCGCAGACTAGTTTATGAGTAGGGCAGAAACACGACATGACAGAGTCAAAGAGAAAAGCTTGAAGTAAGGAACCGAATAGATTTTAAGAAGTTAGAGAGAAAAGACGTTATAAATGAAAGAATTTCAAACCAAATAatatcatttttaaatgcaCCTCTGGTAAAAGTTTGGCCTTGAAAGCTGTTTGTACAAGCCATCTTCATAAACGCTAAAGAGCAGAGTGAATAACATGGAATGTAATTGATTTTGCACTCCTTTTATTTGGAGAGCTCTCCTTTAATCAATTCGCTTTTGTTTGCCCTTACTTTCATCCCCCGTTCTGAAGCTTTAAAATAACTTATGTGGATCCTATTATGCAGTGAGGATCAAATTGGTTTTCTGAAGGCTTTTAGCTTGCTCTCTGCAATGTCTTTGCCAGGTTAACTTAAAACACTTAATTGATCCCGATTGTGTTGTGTATCCAAAGGTAAATCCTATTTGTTCGGATGACTAAAGACATTTCGCACAGTGTGTCTGACTGAACACAGTCCTTAAGGTTGATTTCATGCTGCAGATGGAGACTTTAGATTTGATTttcgttgttgtttttgtttttctttctccaaaTGATTGTATTTTTGTGACGTTTTCTTAATATCACTTCAAGGCACCTTTTGCTATCTTGTGTTTGCATTTATCGCTGACATTATGTGACCTTCAAATCTAAATTCTTGAAAGGATGAAAGTGATAGAAAATATGTGGCTAGTGATttggtgccccccccccctcaaaaaagaaaaaagctacaGCAGAGTTCTTACGTAgacaattaattaaaatatacaaatattataatatgatataaaaatGTAACTAAGCAACAGTGTGTATCTTGTGTTTTTACCTATTAAGTGAAGATGACAACATCTTTGTCATCTATTCTAAGTTTAGATATTTGGCTCAATCAGTGATGCTAAatacaaatactgtatataagcTTGATATACATACATTAGCATTATGATTGGGCATCCTCAAAAGGCTCAGACATTCACAAGCAAGAGTGGGGCGAGGTTCACCACATATAACTGAATGAACATGTAAAACCTTTGTTGGTAAACACCATTTTGTTTGcaatttgctgtttttattgacatttgcgTGACTTTTACTCCCACCTTAGTTTGGATCAGGGTTGTATgtcaaatgtacagtatgtcagCTACTTGCAACATTTATATCATTTATTCCATACctgttctttttcttattttgtttttcttctgcttctctTGTTAGCTGTTCATGCCAAGAGTATAGTTGCCATCCTGCACCTGCTTGTGGCGCTGTCGCAACACTTCAGAGCACCAATCAGATTGCCAGACCATGTTTCTATTCAAGTAGTGGTTGTCCAGGTGGGTGTCACTTTGTGTTTGAAGGCTTGCTAGTACAAATTTACAGTCTCTGTCTACTTACTTGCATAACAAGTCTTCACCTTTTATTGAGAGTTTCACTTCATAACACCTTTCTCCACTGCCGTCAGTTTATCATTGgcttttctcactttttccgGTCATATTCAATAGAATTCATACATACCTTCCTCCATTTATTTCTTTCAGAAAAGAGAGGGCATCCTTCAGTCCAGACAAATTCAGGAGGAAATCACTGGCAACACAGAGTAAGTGCACTCTGCTTTTAGACTCATTTGTATGCCCTGCAGTGCATGTGTGGCATTAAGATGCAGTCTTGACAGACATTAGTGCTGGCGCAAAGTGGAACTCTATGCTGCTTAGAGATACAAAAATAGTTTCTACACTACCTTTAAGAATAATTGCTGTTTTATGGATATGAGTATTTTTATGAGATTTGTAGTGGTGGTGTAGATTTATTTGGTTTTTAACTATTAGATAGGGACACTAATAAACTACAAGAGTGGCACATTGACTGTTAAGACTAAAGCACTTTGTTTACTATGTAAACATGGAAGTGTCTAGTCCATGTGTCTAATCTATAGTTTCTTCAAgagtgtattttctttttttctgttagtTGAAACTAACCAATACCACTTACATCTACAGTGTGAAAACACTTCTCTTAGTATCAGcatatatttttcattacatGCTAACTGAAGCACCAAgacaaaattaattaaaaaaatattattttagcAGTTAACAGACAGGTTAAACAGTTGTTCACATCaccttctgtggctccagagggagtTATACTGAATCTGATGTTATTTGAATCGGCATCGGTTGGAACCAAAGAGcacaagtttgaaaatgaaagaaagatcTTGTGGTGTGGAGTTATAGTGAGTTCCATTTTACTCTAAAATTGGAAATCATAGCTGGGAATGAACTACCCGAGTTGACTGTGTTTCATTACAACAAGTCTCAAATCCACTTCTAGCCAGGTTAAAGATTGTTAGATTCTGTTAACAATACCAGTTCAGTAACAATGCATTACGCAGTATTTTGTGCATGCAAACAGCAAAGTATCATGTCCACAATAGAAGTTGGACAGCACTGTGGGTAACACTCATTTAATGAGACACAAATAAGACAGAAGGGCTAATAAACTGTATGCTCTAAAGCTTTCAAAGCAGGTTACTGACAAAGCAGCCATATTGGATTTTGAGGTTGGGGTTATGTGCATCAGATTTCATAGGGCATTCCAGTTGAAAGTGTCTACTGGGAACTTGGAAATTCAAACTTTCACTTCAAATGGAGTGCCCCATAAGAAAAGACTGAACTTACCAGACCTCTGCAGCCCCCACCTCAGTCCTCCTTGAGTCTAGCGGCTCGAGGCTATGTTAGCTGCTTCTAGCAAAACACTTGAATCTCCAGCCAAAGCCGTCAATGGtccagttgcattgtgggtaatataggcACCAGGTTTAGAAGTAGGCACCAAACCCAAAGATAACACCTATTCAGTACAATGACAATTCCTTGCTGAGTGCATATGCCAGAATATGTATTTTGGTTTTTCCAGAGGTATGCAGCCCACTGAATATGCACACTAGTGTCTTCTCCCACTGACTGCACCCAACAACTCCCGCTCTGCCTTACTACTGAAATGTTAAGTGTGTGTCGCTgttgatatgtgtgtgtgtgtgtgtgttcagcttcAGCTTAGAAGGCCACACTCTGCGTTATAAACTAATTCAGTAATAAAAATGATGAGTAGTGTGAGAACCAAAACAAAATTggacttttatttgtttctggCTCAAGTTGTTTATGCAGGTGCACTGCAGCCATTGTTAGAAGTATGAGCAGTAGTGCAGGAGTAGTCATTGTGGAGATGGCAAGACATTACAGGACACAGGAGGCTCTGGAAGTGATTATGCACTCTGAGTGCAAGGatgctcctcatcctcctccgaGGACTCTGAGGCTGACACAGAGGAGGCCTCAGAGGGAGAAATCGACCAGCTGGAGTCAAGCTCTGACTCATCTGAAGATAAGAGTGGAGGGGAGATGGATGAAGCAGTGGCAGGAAGGActtaaaaaactttttaaaaatcttttggTCTCCCACAAACACTGCAACGCTCCGCTACATCCCAGCAGCCAGTGGTTGTATCCCGGGACCTACACACTATCCTGCAGCATATTGTCGGCATGAcaaatttttttatatatatatatatatatatatatatatatatatatatatatatatatatatatatatatatatatatatatatatatatatatatatatatatatatatatatatatatatatatatatatatatatatatatatatatttggccTTTTatcggctttattgatagtacagctgaagatatgacaggaaacgggatgaGAGAGGTGGGAGAGAGACACACGGCGAACTGCAGGCTTACGTGGGGCTGCTCATTTTGGCCGGGTTAACCCAGGGTTAGTTGTGAGGTTTATTCCAAAAATCTgacactgcaaaaaaataacaatgcatgtATATTTCAGGCTGAAGTAGTTTTAAAAGATTGATTCATTTAtagtggaaaaaaatattaatatataatatttttacaGCAGTTTTTGGGAAGGTGACATTTTTTCTCATTAGGGACAAATGTGTAAGTTCCCAAGGGTTAATACAAAATCTCTGTGGATCAAACATTTATAATAGAAAGAGTCATAATTAACCTTGTTTTGCAGTTTGAGTTGTTGTGTCGTAAGTTTAACTGCAACATCAGAAATGGCTACTGGGCAAAACTGGAGGCAAGGCAGAGTGGCGACATCGTATCCAGatctaaataaaacattcattgTTTTGATAAGGGAAGAATGTGTGGCATAAATAATATGATCTCTGTGGTTCTTCTGCAGCAATTCTTAACAGCCTAGAAAACAAGATAATTACAATTTAAATCAGAAATTATCCACCTCTTTTGGGGCTCAACAGTTTTTTGATATctgacacagcagacacattaCAATGGGGCCACAAAGGTATTGAGTTTTGATACTGAGCCTTAAACACAGCCTGTCAGTAGAATTCACAGCTGTGGTGAGACTTGAAACCACAAACCttgaatttcttctttctttgcaAACAGAGCTGTGCAGCCTACTGCACTTTAGATGTTGTGCAATGGTGAATAAACTGCTATTGTATTTCAACAAGATATGTGATGGCACCCTTAGCTGAGGTATTAGacaattcacacacactcacacaaaaacacacttgcaCGCACAACCTTTTATTCTCCCTGTGAGGCTGTCCTGCAGCCTGACGGCAGCAACAAGGGAGATAACAGCAGgccaacacacacaagcacacacattttgtcatgGTAGGTGGGTACACTGTtaataacatacatacacactcgtgcacacacacacacactcaggctcACTAGCACTCACATGGTCACCGTGGAAATACGGTTATTACCACACCACCAGGACCATTGCCCAGAACTGCCTGCCTTTGCCATCACAGATTACACcatgaacgtgtgtgtgtgtgtgcgtgtgtgcgtgtgtgtgcgtgtgtgcgtgtgtgtgtgtgtgtgtgtgtgcgcctgccATTTCTTGCTGGCCTGCCCAATGTGATATCTGTTCCTCGGGGACACTCACACTGCAGCGCTCCCAACCCTCCAAAACCACCTGACCCTGTCCAACAGCAACATCCTCCAAAGTGCTAACATTGTAATAATAGACAAGAGAGGGCCCTCCATTCCCATAGAAAAGCTGCATGTACACAGAGGCACGTCTTCATTCATTGTATCAATACCCAACAGTGTTGTTGTGCTGTTTAGGTGATTGCATTGTGTTATAGTATGTAGTCATTGTGAACGTCCCAGTGATGATACCCGGGTTATTTGAATACCCGAGGTGTACCTGTGTTTACTGTTAATCAAATTATAATACCCAAGCTAAATTATTGTATTGTCATTCATGTGACATAATCCCTCCATTCTCTACATTCCTCTGTGATTGAACTGGTAACACTCATCTctcattttcttgtgttttctatgAATATTCAACTGTGAAATTGTCAATAAGCAGCCTGTGAATTGTGTCGTTGACAtattctgtctctttctttgtcccttttttgccattgctctcctctctctccctctctctctgtctctcagggCTTTCTCTGGCAGACACGGTATGTTCTCTTTAAGAAGCCTGCAGTAAACAAAATTTTCTTTACAAATGTTCGCGcgtcatttttcctttttttttgactgatgattcatttaacatttttcttcaCAGAGCGAGACGCTTTCGACACCCTGTTTGACCACGCTCCAGATAAACTGAATGTTGTCAAAAAGGTAAAGGCAAATAACATTTCAATACATGCAAAGgtcagaaataaaatatattaaaaataaagccAGAATATCTTATTTTCATCACTGAGTGTTGACCTTCAGTTCATCATCCTTTAAACACCACAGGATAGTGTGTCTGAAACACACAAGCTGCCTACACTTACCCTCTAAACTTGACATCTCGCATCCATTTCGCATATTCAACTCTCTAATTTACACGGCGGCCATTAGTTAATTATCTGTTGTTAAAAGATATTGTCAAATTTTATTTACTGTCTATTGACTGTACACAATGTAACTGTCTTTGAATCTTTGCCACCAGCTGAGCTGTGTGGTTAAATGAGCAGAGCAAActagtttatttgcttttactATCTAAGGTTCGTTCTGTTTACtggagtgaacaacgtttccATTGTGTAACTGATGGGATGGTAATGATTCTTCCAACTATTAGCCAATCTCTCAGGTGTTGCCAAGGAAACTGAGTTATGGCtcgtagaaaaaaaaaaatgctttgatcacaaaacacatgaaaatgaaaaaatgaatcatctgaactttattttctttggcaggTCACCATGATATTATCAGGATAATGCCCGTCCTCTGGCCCCCAAGTAGTTTATTAATCCCTGATAATGGACACCTCGTTTGGACATCATCCCTCACCTATTTAGGCATCATCTCAATTAGATACTGATCCCTCCAAAACAACTAGCAAGCTATCGGCAGGGAAATTTCTGTGTagttataataattatttttaattcctGTCACTGGGTTGGATTCCCGTGTTGCATAAGTCATAAAATGACAACTATTATTATGGCAGGCACTTGAGGATGAATTGACAAGGCACCTAGCCTGAGGAACGAAGCTGCTCCTTAGTGTGGTGGTAGGGAACGCCACTACAACAGAGTTCACTTTGCTTCACCATCATTATATTAACACTTTTAATCTCACATAGCCACAGATAGATACAGCACCTCGTGGCTATGCATTCtgtaaacagctgtgtttaaaagaaaaaagttattGGTTATCAGTTTATCGGCAGATGATGAAATTATAGCTGATAAACAAGACCATTCATAAAAGCAGTGACACACAGTATGCACTTTTTTAAAGTCGGTT is drawn from Sparus aurata chromosome 8, fSpaAur1.1, whole genome shotgun sequence and contains these coding sequences:
- the parvaa gene encoding parvin, alpha a isoform X2, with protein sequence MLEFGGRRQTDMGCGALCPPVSELQEEGINAINLPLSPSHYELDPEDTMLEENEVRTMVDPNSKNDRKLQELMKVLIDWINDVLVGERIIVKDLAEDLYDGQVLQKLFEKLEGEKLNVAEVTQSEIAQKQKLQTVLERINDSLKLSTRNIRWNVDSVHAKSIVAILHLLVALSQHFRAPIRLPDHVSIQVVVVQKREGILQSRQIQEEITGNTEAFSGRHERDAFDTLFDHAPDKLNVVKKTLITFVNKHLNKLNLEVSELDTQFADGVYLVLLMGLLEGYFVPLYNFFLTPENFDQKVHNVSFSFELMQDGGLERPKPRPEDIVNCDLKSTLRVLYNLFTRYRNVD
- the parvaa gene encoding parvin, alpha a isoform X1: MASSPQKSPSSPKSPTPKSPSSRKKDDSFLGKLGGTLARRKKAKEVSELQEEGINAINLPLSPSHYELDPEDTMLEENEVRTMVDPNSKNDRKLQELMKVLIDWINDVLVGERIIVKDLAEDLYDGQVLQKLFEKLEGEKLNVAEVTQSEIAQKQKLQTVLERINDSLKLSTRNIRWNVDSVHAKSIVAILHLLVALSQHFRAPIRLPDHVSIQVVVVQKREGILQSRQIQEEITGNTEAFSGRHERDAFDTLFDHAPDKLNVVKKTLITFVNKHLNKLNLEVSELDTQFADGVYLVLLMGLLEGYFVPLYNFFLTPENFDQKVHNVSFSFELMQDGGLERPKPRPEDIVNCDLKSTLRVLYNLFTRYRNVD